A genomic stretch from Pochonia chlamydosporia 170 chromosome 4, whole genome shotgun sequence includes:
- a CDS encoding ABC multidrug transporter (similar to Coccidioides immitis RS XP_001240132.1) produces the protein MDTLIGNQLCNVTFAPSVITLPASIGLLLLAPVRIFQLRNESVKVSFGKLAYAKLTFSSFLVLLKLAQLVVTVWTGFQRRVELLSLCASLIASVLLVRLSLAEHRQSINPSTLTAVYLLVVLCGNMIAGSQELVSSQRFNSRILSKALWCAEVLTQLVLLVLESQNKVKATLSPYKSTPPEDAAGMFSRTFWWWLMDLLAAGKHSNLRISDTPRLSESLQPRLARTGILQAWNKRAKSDDGYVLLKVVAGSLTKPLLSPIIPRVFVTIFRCSQPIIIARAITFVTNNQDGDIDSCEAFKIFFAAVTVYFGLAISNSMYVHRLNRLEVLIRASLVNLVYEKSLNLSHDGADAGRVVTIMSTDIDSVTDMGRLLHASWGQLFELVGGLVLLAKEVGWLFPVPVVTIFIASRMSRFVAQNVRSRTKTWNDATQARISTLSSILGSMRGVKAMGLSDAIKKHVENLRGKEIDGSKHVRWMQVAYNASANANGIFTPVITVVLYAILAASRGVPLDTKTAFTTVAILLLVTHPANMIMTIVPRVIGSLGNVDRIQSFLLESPRVDSRKIIHDDNYPTEREIETGIRLDDVTIRFSKKAAPTLSNIDLDLPKHSITICGGPTGCGKTTLAKAILGEVSPTQGVVTVSSSRIAYCDQRAWVPTGTIRQIICAFADVVDEKLYKEALRICCLDHDLQRLPDGNETVVGSRGFNLSGGQRQRLALARMVYSGASIAILDDPFSALDGTTESKVVKNLLGREGWFRKAKVTTFLITNAAQHFQYADRVVLLNNSRVAMQGDWRTLKNHSSEMQKFSFQETDSPNVESKSKVVNGTSKQAEKDAEQDLGRRVGDLSLYSYYIRSVGIWNFLLLVACTALFTLNIFTTYWFKLWTESDGNHTLYYISGYVLLTFIAWAATSANLWSTYILLAPRSGRLLHQSLLETTIAAPLQYFSSTDVGVILNRFSKDISLVDRQLPSALSALCAQIFKMLLQIILLAQVQRPLLAALPVCTLVVYLVQKVYLRTSRQLRVLELESHSSLNSWFLETTEGLLSIRAFNWIKPATDKNLENLETSIRPAYSLASLQCWLSLMLDLIVSCIAVGIIFIAAAWRSETSPGNIGVSLNLILIANTTLQRLVESFTQLEVSLGAIARLKEVEMTTPKEDKAGEDQVPESSWPETGRLTLSKFSAGYGDGHMVLKDLNLTVEEGRKLVICGRTGSGKTTIVLGLLRLIESSGSVEIDQHPLSRIPRNLVRSRAFITVPQEPFFLPDASLRFNLDPDGLASEEMLRGALQNVGIWDAVCGISRGIELDPLSQPVSNLQALSVGQLQLVSMASAVLKKNILSQGLEYADFGSDTLSPKPILLLDEATSSLDTTTEEVIYNIIENEFVACGYTVVIVAHRISVLAKTMRPGKDKVAWLQDGRVVKVGDYDEIAQLATSGVGDEE, from the exons ATGGACACGTTGATAGGAAACCAACTCTGCAATGTCACATTTGCACCATCCGTCATTACACTTCCCGCGTCAATAGGCTTGTTGCTCTTGGCACCTGTGAGGATTTTTCAGCTTCGAAATGAGTCGGTCAAAGTGTCCTTTGGCAAACTGGCGTATGCCAAACTG ACATTTTCGTCATTTCTGGTGCTTTTGAAACTAGCACAGCTTGTTGTTACTGTCTGGACAGGTTTCCAAAGGCGGGTTGAGTTGCTTAGCCTCTGTGCATCCTTGATCGCGAGTGTCCTGCTCGTGCGGCTATCTCTCGCGGAGCATAGACAGTCAATAAATccatcgaccttgacggcAGTCTATTTATTGGTAGTGCTGTGTGGTAATATGATtgctggcagccaagaactTGTATCGTCTCAGCGCTTCAACAGTCGCATTCTCTCCAAGGCGTTATGGTGTGCTGAGGTCTTAACTCAGCTGGTCCTTTTGGTCCTTGAGTCCCAGAACAAAGTCAAGGCTACACTCTCCCCTTACAAAAGCACTCCGCctgaagatgctgctggAATGTTTAGCCGAACGTTCTGGTGGTGGCTTATGGATTTGCTGGCGGCAGGAAAGCACAGCAACTTGAGAATAAGTGACACCCCACGACTGAGTGAATCGCTGCAGCCGAGACTTGCGCGAACGGGTATACTACAAGCATGGAATAAGAGAG CTAAGTCTGACGATGGTTATGTACTACTAAAGGTAGTGGCAGGCAGTTTGACCAAGCCACTGTTGTCGCCAATCATCCCACGAGTTTTCGTGACAATATTTCGATGCAGTCAGCCGATCATCATAGCCCGTGCGATCACATTCGTGACGAATAATCAGGATGGTGACATAGACTCATGCGAAGCGTTCAAGATATTCTTTGCTGCAGTGACTGTATATTTTGGACTTGCT ATATCGAATTCGATGTATGTACATCGGCTGAACAGACTCGAAGTGCTTATACGAGCCTCCCTTGTGAACCTTGTTTACGAAAAGTCACTGAACCTCAGCCACGATGGGGCCGACGCCGGTCGAGTGGTCACGATTATGAGCACAGATATCGACAGTGTGACTGATATGGGCAGACTTCTTCATGCAAGCTGGGGCCAGCTCTTTGAACTTGTGGgtggtttggtgttgttggcaaaagaggTAGGCTGGCTGTTTCCAGTGCCGGTGGTTACCATCTTTA TTGCCTCTCGAATGAGTCGTTTCGTTGCCCAGAACGTACGTTCTCGAACCAAGACTTGGAATGACGCCACGCAAGCTAGAATATCGACACTGAGCTCTATCCTCGGATCAATGCGTGGCGTGAAAGCAATGGGTCTATCTGATGCTATCAAAAAGCACGTAGAGAACTTACGTGGAAAAGAGATTGATGGCTCCAAGCACGTTAGATGGATGCAGGTGGCTTACAATGCAAGTG caaatgccaatggcatCTTTACTCCTGTCATTACTGTCGTGTTGTATGCGatcttggctgcctcgagAGGCGTGCCTCTTGACACCAAGACGGCCTTTACCACTGTAGCAATTCTGCTTCTGGTAACGCACCCGGCGAATATGATCATGACAATTGTACCTAGAGTTATTGGCTCTTTGGGAAATGTTGATCGAATTCAGTCGTTTTTGCTTGAGTCACCACGGGTTGACTCTAGGAAGATTATTCATGATGACAATTATCCTACTGAACGAGAGATTGAGACTGGCATACGTCTTGACGATGTGACGATCAGATTTAGTAAGAAGGCTGCTCCAACACTCAGCAATATCGATTTGGATCTTCCCAAACACTCTATTACGATATGCGGCGGCCCTACTGGATGTGGGAAAACCACACTGGCCAAAGCAATATTGGGCGAAGTCTCTCCGACACAAGGTGTGGTAACAGTCTCTTCGTCGCGTATTGCGTATTGCGACCAGCGGGCTTGGGTTCCAACTGGCACCATTCGACAAATTATTTGTGCTTTTGCAGACGTAGTGGATGAGAAACTGTACAAAGAGGCGTTGAGAATCTGCTGTCTTGATCATGATCTTCAAAGGCTGCCTGATGGGAATGAGACTGTAGTTGGAAGCAGGGGGTTTAACCTCTCTGgaggtcaaaggcaacgaCTG GCTTTGGCTCGCATGGTGTACTCTGGAGCGAGTATTGCCATACTAGATGATCCGTTTAGCGCTCTGGACGGAACAACTGAGAGCAAAGTAGTCAAGAACTTGCTAGGTAGAGAAGGGTGGTTTCGAAAGGCGAAAGTGACTACTTTTCTTATCACCAACGCAG CGCAGCACTTTCAATATGCGGATCGAGTTGTTCTTCTGAACAATTCGCGAGTTGCCATGCAGGGCGACTGGAGGACCCTGAAGAATCATTCTTCAGAGATGCAAAAGTTTAGTTTCCAAGAAACCGACTCCCCAAATGTTGAATCAAAGAGCAAGGTTGTGAATGGCACCTCGAAGCAAGCCGAGAAGGACGCAGAACAAGATTTGGGTCGCCGCGTTGGAGACTTGTCCCTCTATA GTTACTACATCCGGTCTGTCGGGATCTGGAACTTCTTACTGCTGGTAGCATGCACTGCTTTATTCACCCTCAACATTTTTACTACTTACTGGTTTAAGTTGTGGACGGAGAGTGATGGAAACCACACGCTCTACTACATTTCGGGATATGTTTTGTTGACATTCATTGCTTGGGCTGCTACTAGCGCGAACTTATG GAGCACTTATATTCTTCTGGCGCCAAGATCGGGACGATTGCTCCATCAATCACTGCTAGAAACGACTATTGC AGCACCACTACAGTACTTTTCTTCTACGGATGTGGGAGTTATTCTAAACAG ATTCAGCAAAGATATCTCGCTTGTAGACAGACAACTCCCTTCCGCATTGTCGGCTCTGTGTGCTC AAATCTTCAAAATGCTGCTTCAGATCATACTCCTGGCTCAGGTTCAACGTCCCCTGCTGGCCGCCCTCCCAGTTTGCACACTGGTAGTGTATTTAGTGCAGAAAGTATACCTGCGAACGTCCCGTCAACTTCGTGTTTTGGAGCTAGAATCCCACTCTTCTCTGAATTCCTGGTTTCTTGAAACC ACCGAGGGTCTGCTCTCGATTCGAGCATTCAACTGGATCAAACCCGCGACAGATAAAAACCTCGAGAATCTTGAAACGTCTATCAGGCCTGCCTATTCACTCGCTTCGCTGCAATGTTGGCTCAGCCTTATGCTTGATCTTATCGTCAGCTGCATTGCTGTGGGCATAATTTTCATTGCAGCGGCGTGGAGGAGCGAAACGTCCCCTGGGAATATTGGTGTCTCTCTGAACCTGATTCTTATAGCTAATACGACACTCCAAAGACTTGTTGAATCATTTACGCAGCTTGAAGTTTCTCTTGGGGCTATTGCTCGACTTAAAGAAGTTGAGATGACGACACCGAAGGAGGACAAGGCAGGCGAGGATCAAGTCCCGGAGTCGTCTTGGCCAGAAACAGGTCGCTTGACATTGAGTAAATTTAGTGCGGGATACGG TGACGGGCATATGGTTCTGAAAGATCTTAATCTGACCGTTGAAGAAGGTAGAAAACTCGTGATCTGCGGTCGCACTGGCAG TGGGAAGACTACTATTGTTTTGGGGCTTCTGCGTCTCATAGAAAGCTCCGGAAGTGTCGAGATTGATCAACACCCACTGTCCCGAATTCCTCGAAACCTAGTCAGAAGTCGGGCCTTCATCACAGTCCCACAAGAACCCTTCTTCCTACCTGATGCGTCCCTCCGCTTCAACTTGGACCCGGACGGTCTAGCTTCAGAGGAAATGCTTCGTGGCGCTCTTCAAAACGTGGGAATCTGGGATGCCGTGTGCGGTATAAGTCGCGGCATCGAATTGGATCCTCTTTCTCAGCCTGTTTCGAACCTACAGGCACTGTCTGTTGGCCAACTTCAACTCGTATCTATGGCAAGCGCCGTATTAAAGAAGAATATACTGAGCCAAGGGTTGGAATATGCCGACTTTGGGAGTGACACGCTGTCTCCGAAACCTATACTCCTTTTGGATGAAGCAACCTCGTCTTTGGATACCACCACAGAAGAGGTTATTTACAACATAATCGAGAATGAGTTTGTTGCATGCGGTTATACAGTTGTTATTGTTGCGCATAGAATAAGTGTTTTGGCAAAGACTATGCGTCCTGGAAAGGACAAGGTGGCGTGGTTGCAGGATGGGCGAGTTGTCAAGGTCGGAGATTACGACGAGATTGCTCAGCTTGCGACTTCGGGTGTAGGGGATGAGGAATAA
- a CDS encoding right handed beta helix region domain-containing protein — protein sequence MKPLLWTFLLAAAFPSRIAASNYYFDGSAANNGNGQQSSPFNTLAELDKLSLKPGDNVLLKRGTHFNETLTVKSSGSQSAPITIGSYGDAKFPLPIITAKPSDLNSVLVQGTSYVTLQDLEITNPGSNKTARRGVYVYAQDSGEVKGLTIRRLYIHDVQGRMPSTSGGDRAVGKYSGASGGIIIEAAGNNTPTYFRDTLIEDNILRDVSRQGIYTWSNWCRRDAMAAFWRKLCFQNWQASTGLRVRNNRLFNIGGDGIVVHGNTDAVVEHNRLHVFNLNNGGVSAGFWTANADGTLFRYNTVSGGKTTNDGMSYDVDHSSSGTVYEYNVSHDNEGGFFLLCPYDKPTTNFTIRYNLSVNDRARVIQVCSGNLVGGKFYKNTIVIGDGINSNIVHAPLKQNLKLDVLFTNNIIQKFGSGKGTWQLDSSLFKIDNNIMRGAINSYPGATNTSTSDPFLAAPGLKDPNAYLLLGGSPALNSAVAVDGDISRDFFGNPTNKNKNLGFYSGKATQTPQWISNFDQGTTEGWTTTGQVSVVPDPAGDLGKSGRIDAGGRLTRSYQASATGVRFDVGLLFTAVSGRAATVQVGKYVVTLDGIVAAHVGYWHILEVIIDDHGKAKAVLDGKSVKAVDQGGNNDVVITAGGSTLYVDDAFIVSQ from the exons ATGAAGCCTCTTCTTTGGACGTTCTTGCTGGCAGCAGCTTTTCCATCTCGCATTGCGGCATCAAACTATTACTTTGACGGCTCTGCTGCCAATAACGGCAATGGTCAGCAGTCATCGCCTTTCAATACTCTGGCAGAACTCGACAAGTTGTCTCTCAAACCTGGGGATAATGTTCTCCTCAAAAGAGGCACACACTTCAACGAGACCTTGACAGTCAAGAGCAGCGGTTCGCAGAGTGCCCCAATCACTATCGGTTCATATGGCGATGCGAAGTTTCCTTTGCCAATTATTACTGCCAAACCCAGTGATCTCAATAGTGTCTTGGTGCAAGGAACTTCATACGTCACACTCCAGGATTTGGAAATTACCAACCCAGGAAGCAATAAGACGGCACGCCGAGGTGTTTACGTCTATGCCCAGGACTCGGGCGAAGTCAAGGGCCTCACAATACGACGGCTGTATATCCACGATGTACAGGGCCGCATGCCGTCTACCAGTGGTGGTGATCGGGCTGTTGGCAAGTATTCCGGCGCTTCGGGGGGCATCATcattgaagctgctggcAACAACACGCCTACATATTTTCGTGATACACTCATTGAAGACAACATCCTTCGGGATGTGAGCCGTCAAGGAATCTACACTTGGTCGAATTGGTGCCGCAgagatgccatggccgcatTTTGGCGTAAGCTATGTTTTCAGAACTGGCAGGCATCGACGGGTTTGAGGGTCCGCAACAACCGCTTGTTCAATATTGGTGGAGATGGAATTGTAGTTCACGGCAATACTGATGCCGTGGTAGAGCATAACCGTCTTCATGTGTTCAATCTCAACAATGGTGGTGTTAGTGCGGGCTTTTGGACGGCAAATGCGGACGGCACTTTGTTTCGATATAACACTGTTTCGGGAGGCAAAACTACAAACGATG GTATGTCTTACGACGTGGACCACTCCTCGTCTGGAACTGTATATGAGTATAATGTATCTCACGACAACGAAGGAGGATTTTTCCTCTTATGCCCGTACGACAAACCAACTACCAATTTCACTATCCGCTACAACCTGTCAGTAAATGATCGGGCACGAGTAATCCAAGTGTGTTCTGGTAATCTCGTTGGGGGCAAGTTTTACAAGAATACCATTGTAATTGGCGATGGAatcaactccaacattgTCCACGCTCCACTGAAGCAGAATCTGAAGCTAGATGTGctcttcaccaacaacatcataCAAAAATTTGGCTCTGGAAAGGGTACATGGCAGCTCGACAGTTCTCTATTCAAAATCGACAACAACATTATGCGCGGCGCCATTAACTCATATCCCGGCGCCACTAATACCAGCACGAGCGACCCGTTTCTCGCAGCACCAGGGTTGAAGGATCCGAACGCCTATCTCTTGCTTGGTGGCTCGCCTGCTCTGAACTCTGCCGTAGCTGTGGACGGCGACATATCAAGAGACTTCTTTGGCAACCCTacgaacaagaacaaaaaccTGGGCTTTTACAGCGGCAAGGCTACTCAAACACCTCAGTGGATTAGCAATTTCGACCAAGGCACCACCGAAGGATGGACCACCACCGGTCAGGTTTCCGTTGTGCCTGATCCTGCGGGAGATTTGGGAAAGTCGGGTCGAATTGATGCGGGTGGTCGATTGACGCGTTCTTATCAAGCTTCTGCTACTGGTGTCCGGTTTGATGTAGGGTTACTATTCACTGCGGTTAGTGGACGGGCGGCAACGGTTCAGGTCGGCAAGTACGTCGTGACTTTGGATGGCATCGTTGCAGCGCATGTTGGGTACTGGCATATTTTGGAGGTTATCATTGATGACCATGgaaaggccaaggctgtaTTGGATGGAAAGTCTGTGAAGGCGGTTGACCAGGGTGGAAACAACGACGTGGTGATAACAGCTGGGGGTTCGACACTTTACGTTGACGATGCTTTCATCGTGTCGCAATAG
- a CDS encoding Acyltransferase 3 (similar to Metarhizium robertsii ARSEF 23 XP_007820657.1) has product MSATSNNIISLRRHDFDNLRTFLTGLVVVHHTAVAYGAPGGTPFKSTITRLAFPGAEIPLTISAAFNQSFFMGLFFWISGRMSAQSLERIDRDPNRTRWSFMKSKVLRLGLVAVVYSFLVQPFISLIPLKEWTYSSISGQLAGYFSTMRSVRGPVWYTTNLLLMDAITAFVAPAVETPSTADEKTETQIFENSSPKPPSWYTLLANYGWIGAAVVSFFVRLYYPVGTNLPITALQPAHGAQYVLAYTMGHASWRYGTSFISPFTLDDTDQEETDTESGGSLHNKSDSSTRSIITATLVSLTTLPLVWLPYLFRDTAENWVANSLTDVSGGWNYPAVIYAFWNEFSFVLLCPAFVKYFAAWYNKPASSSLFQAKYSYGAFLVHMLVSILPEIAFDRFLGYGGNNDALATNSVWRWLGPSVMTVVVGAVNVYGSFGVAKFCLDMFPSLRRFI; this is encoded by the coding sequence ATGAGTGCCACTTCAAACAACATAATCTCCCTCCGTCGCCATGACTTCGACAATCTACGAACCTTTCTAACCGGCCTTGTGGTCGTTCACCACACCGCCGTCGCATATGGAGCGCCAGGAGGAACGCCGTTCAAATCGACAATAACCAGACTGGCATTTCCGGGAGCGGAAATTCCTCTAACCATCTCAGCTGCTTTCAATCAATCATTCTTCATGGGCCTCTTCTTTTGGATATCTGGACGCATGTCGGCTCAGTCGCTTGAGCGTATAGACCGAGACCCCAATCGAACAAGATGGTCTTTCATGAAGAGCAAGGTGCTGAGGTTGGGGCTCGTCGCTGTTGTGTACTCTTTCCTGGTTCAACCTTTTATTAGTCTCATTCCTCTTAAGGAATGGACTTATTCCTCTATTTCAGGGCAACTTGCTGGGTATTTCTCGACGATGCGTAGCGTCCGCGGGCCAGTTTGGTACACAACCAACTTATTATTGATGGATGCTATAACTGCGTTTGTCGCCCCGGCAGTTGAAACTCCAAGCACGGCGGATGAAAAGACCGAAACGCAGATATTCGAAAACAGCAGTCCAAAACCCCCCTCTTGGTACACGTTGCTCGCCAATTATGGATGGATTGGAGCTGCCGTTGTCAGCTTCTTTGTCCGGCTGTACTATCCTGTCGGGACAAACTTGCCAATCACAGCACTACAACCAGCTCACGGTGCGCAATATGTATTGGCATACACCATGGGACACGCTTCATGGAGATACGGTACCTCTTTCATCAGTCCGTTCACACTGGATGACACAGATCAAGAGGAGACGGACACCGAGTCTGGCGGCTCACTACATAACAAGTCCGACAGCTCTACTcgctccatcatcaccgctACACTTGTATCTCTCACAACATTACCACTAGTCTGGCTACCATACTTATTCCGCGACACCGCCGAAAACTGGGTTGCCAATTCGCTTACTGACGTCAGCGGAGGATGGAACTATCCCGCCGTCATCTATGCCTTCTGGAATGAGTTTTCTTTCGTACTTCTCTGCCCTGCGTTTGTCAAGTATTTCGCCGCTTGGTATAACAAGCCCGCAAGCTCCAGTCTCTTTCAGGCCAAATACTCGTACGGTGCGTTTCTCGTGCACATGCTTGTCAGCATTCTTCCTGAAATAGCTTTTGATCGATTCTTGGGTTATGGAGGGAATAATGATGCCCTGGCTACTAATTCTGTGTGGAGATGGCTTGGACCTTCTGTTATGactgttgttgttggagcTGTTAATGTATATGGGTCGTTTGGGGTGGCGAAGTTCTGTCTGGATATGTTTCCGTCTTTGCGGAGATTTATTTGA